The genomic DNA CGCATCATGGGTTCGTTGATTCCGTTTGTGGTCCTAGCAGCGCTCTACCTCTATCTGTTTGTCAGCACAATCACACCGGAATCAGCCCAAGCTTTGTCTAATCCTCAACTAGCCGATATTGCTCGCTTTTTTGCTACTGAATCTGCGGCTGCTACAGGCTGGGTACATTTCTTAGTGATGGATTTGTTTGTCGGTCGTTGGATCTATTGGGAAGGTCAGCGGACTGGCATTTGGACCATCCATTCGATCGCCCTTTGCTTATTTGCAGGCCCACTCGGATTGCTGTCTCACATCGTAACCAGCTGGGTCACTCAAACCTTTTTCGCTGCCACAAAACCTAAAACCG from Trichocoleus desertorum ATA4-8-CV12 includes the following:
- a CDS encoding DUF4281 domain-containing protein, encoding MSLAQLFDGANLFVLPFWALMILLPNWSVTRRIMGSLIPFVVLAALYLYLFVSTITPESAQALSNPQLADIARFFATESAAATGWVHFLVMDLFVGRWIYWEGQRTGIWTIHSIALCLFAGPLGLLSHIVTSWVTQTFFAATKPKTETAEASSET